The following are from one region of the bacterium genome:
- a CDS encoding P1 family peptidase produces the protein ARATSQRDARATSQRDARATSLYEIQTHRVGETDIFATDAPLLPRQLQRLCELSASPLSIAFSTGNRISGQNGKLLKVQVVSEVTLQQVIHRFSTIRSAI, from the coding sequence GCCCGCGCTACTTCGCAACGGGATGCCCGCGCTACTTCGCAACGGGATGCCCGCGCTACTTCGCTTTATGAGATTCAAACACATCGTGTGGGTGAAACCGATATTTTCGCCACCGATGCTCCGCTTTTGCCACGACAACTCCAAAGATTGTGTGAGCTGAGCGCTTCGCCACTATCTATTGCCTTCTCCACAGGCAATCGAATCTCCGGTCAGAACGGAAAATTGCTCAAGGTTCAGGTGGTTTCTGAGGTCACTTTGCAACAGGTTATCCACAGGTTTTCCACAATTCGTAGTGCCATTTAA